The following are encoded together in the Saliniramus fredricksonii genome:
- the nuoH gene encoding NADH-quinone oxidoreductase subunit NuoH, whose protein sequence is MPDILLTVLLIAFKSLVLMVSLLVFIAYILYADRKVWAAVQLRRGPNVVGPWGLLQSFADLLKFVLKEPVIPAGANKGLFLLAPFILVVLALAAWAVIPVSEGWAIADINVGILFVFAVSSLQVYGVIMGGWASNSKYAFLGALRSAAQMVSYEVSIGFVIITVLLCVGSLNLTQIVLAQDNGWGILGWFWLPLFPMFVIFLISALAETNRPPFDLPEAESELVAGFMVEYSSTPYLLFMLGEYVAIMTMCALMTILFLGGWLSPIPFAPFTWVPGPVWFILKMALCFYMFAMTKAFVPRYRYDQLMRLGWKVFLPISLAAVVIVAGVLQLTGWAPGAS, encoded by the coding sequence ATGCCGGACATTCTCCTCACCGTGCTGCTCATCGCCTTCAAGAGCCTCGTCTTGATGGTCTCTCTGCTCGTCTTCATCGCCTACATTCTCTACGCCGACCGCAAGGTCTGGGCGGCGGTGCAGCTGCGCCGGGGGCCCAATGTGGTCGGGCCCTGGGGGCTGTTGCAGAGTTTTGCGGATCTCTTGAAATTCGTGCTCAAGGAGCCGGTGATACCGGCAGGCGCCAACAAGGGCCTGTTCCTGCTCGCGCCCTTCATTCTCGTGGTGCTGGCGCTCGCGGCCTGGGCGGTGATCCCGGTCAGTGAAGGCTGGGCGATCGCCGATATCAATGTCGGCATCCTGTTCGTCTTCGCGGTATCCTCGCTGCAGGTCTATGGCGTGATCATGGGCGGCTGGGCCTCGAATTCGAAATACGCCTTTCTCGGCGCGCTGCGTTCGGCCGCGCAGATGGTCTCCTACGAGGTCTCCATCGGCTTCGTGATCATCACCGTGCTGCTCTGCGTGGGCTCGCTGAACCTGACGCAGATCGTGCTGGCACAGGACAATGGCTGGGGCATTCTCGGCTGGTTCTGGCTGCCGCTCTTCCCGATGTTCGTGATTTTCCTGATCTCGGCGCTGGCGGAGACGAATCGCCCGCCCTTCGATCTGCCGGAGGCCGAATCGGAGCTCGTCGCCGGCTTCATGGTGGAATATTCCTCCACGCCATACCTGCTCTTCATGCTCGGCGAATACGTGGCCATCATGACCATGTGTGCGCTGATGACGATCCTGTTCCTCGGCGGCTGGCTGTCGCCGATCCCGTTCGCACCCTTCACCTGGGTGCCGGGTCCGGTCTGGTTCATCCTGAAGATGGCGCTGTGCTTCTACATGTTCGCGATGACCAAGGCCTTCGTGCCGCGTTACCGCTATGACCAGCTGATGCGGCTGGGCTGGAAGGTCTTCCTGCCGATCTCGCTCGCCGCCGTGGTGATCGTGGCCGGTGTGCTGCAGCTGACCGGCTGGGCGCCGGGGGCGAGTTGA
- a CDS encoding NADH-quinone oxidoreductase subunit J, with product MTVTAAFFYLFAAITVASAFMVIAARNPVHSVLFLILAFVNSAGLFILLGAEFLAMILIVVYVGAVAVLFLFVIMLLDIDFAELRQGALQYLPISAVVGVIFLVELVLVVTTYTVDPALLNLPAAAEAQTGITNTAQLGSVIYTKYVYFFQLSGLVLLVAMIGAIVLTLRDRPGVKRQDAAKQAARTRETSIEIRKVKNREGV from the coding sequence ATGACGGTCACCGCCGCCTTTTTCTATCTGTTTGCCGCCATCACCGTGGCCTCGGCCTTCATGGTGATCGCCGCACGCAATCCCGTGCACTCGGTGCTCTTCCTGATCCTCGCTTTCGTGAATTCGGCGGGGCTCTTCATTCTGCTGGGCGCCGAGTTCCTGGCGATGATCCTCATCGTCGTCTATGTCGGCGCTGTAGCGGTGCTGTTCCTGTTCGTGATCATGCTGCTCGACATCGATTTCGCGGAGTTGCGCCAGGGCGCGCTGCAATATCTGCCGATCAGCGCGGTGGTGGGTGTCATCTTCCTGGTCGAGCTGGTTCTCGTGGTGACGACCTATACCGTCGATCCGGCCTTGCTTAACCTCCCGGCAGCAGCAGAGGCGCAAACGGGAATCACCAACACCGCCCAGCTCGGATCGGTGATCTACACCAAATATGTGTATTTCTTCCAGCTTTCCGGTCTGGTCCTCCTGGTGGCGATGATCGGGGCGATCGTGCTGACCCTGCGCGACCGACCCGGCGTGAAGCGTCAGGATGCGGCGAAGCAGGCTGCGCGCACCCGCGAGACCTCGATCGAGATCCGCAAGGTCAAAAACCGCGAGGGCGTGTAA
- the nuoI gene encoding NADH-quinone oxidoreductase subunit NuoI, whose amino-acid sequence MRLDQAAKAILLKEFVSGFLLALRYFFKPKATINYPFEKNPTSPRFRGEHALRRYPNGEERCIACKLCEAICPAQAITIEAGPRRNDGTRRTTRYDIDMVKCIYCGMCQEACPVDAIVEGPNIEFSVETREELLYDKQKLLDNGDRWEREIARNLAMDAPYR is encoded by the coding sequence ATGAGGCTCGATCAGGCCGCGAAGGCGATCCTCCTGAAGGAGTTCGTCTCCGGCTTTCTTCTGGCGCTGCGGTATTTCTTCAAGCCGAAGGCGACGATCAATTACCCCTTCGAGAAGAATCCCACCTCGCCGCGCTTTCGCGGTGAGCACGCCCTGCGGCGCTATCCCAACGGTGAGGAGCGCTGCATCGCCTGTAAGCTCTGCGAGGCGATCTGCCCGGCCCAGGCCATCACCATCGAGGCCGGTCCGCGCCGCAATGACGGCACGCGCCGCACCACGCGCTACGATATCGACATGGTGAAGTGCATCTATTGCGGCATGTGCCAGGAGGCCTGTCCGGTGGATGCCATCGTCGAGGGCCCGAATATCGAATTTTCCGTGGAGACGCGCGAAGAGCTGCTCTACGACAAGCAGAAGCTGCTCGATAACGGTGATCGCTGGGAGCGCGAGATCGCGCGCAATCTGGCGATGGATGCGCCTTATCGCTGA
- the nuoK gene encoding NADH-quinone oxidoreductase subunit NuoK, with product MITLVHFLTLAAILFTLGVLGIFINRKNVIVILMSIELILLSVNINLVAFSSFLNDIVGQVFALFVLTVAAAEAAIGLAILVIFFRNRGTIAVEDINTMKG from the coding sequence ATGATCACCCTGGTCCATTTCCTCACGCTGGCGGCGATCCTGTTCACGCTGGGCGTGCTCGGGATCTTCATCAACCGCAAGAACGTGATCGTCATCCTGATGTCGATCGAGCTGATCCTGCTTTCGGTGAACATCAATCTCGTCGCCTTCTCGAGCTTCCTGAACGACATTGTCGGGCAGGTCTTTGCCCTGTTCGTGCTCACCGTCGCCGCTGCCGAGGCGGCGATCGGGCTGGCGATCCTCGTCATCTTCTTCCGCAACCGCGGCACCATCGCGGTGGAAGACATCAACACGATGAAGGGCTAA